The nucleotide window GTAGAGCCGAGGAGGTGGCGGCGGCCGTGCTGTTCCTCGCCTCGGATGCCGCCTCGTACATCACCGGCGCGAGCCTGCGCGTGGACGGCGGGCTCGCCATCTGAGAATCGAACGCTTCCCGCGGGGAGGCGGCGGGATGAAGCCACAAGGAGGTCGAGATGAGCGGGACGATGGAGCCGACGCAGGGACCCGCACCCGACTGGCGCGGGCTGGAGGAGCACCAGAAGTACGATCGCTTCTCGCGCGAGACGCCGGGGGGTTGGTGGGACCTGGACGGCGTCGTCGGCGGGCTGCACGTGCTGAACCGGGCGCGGGTCGCCTATTTCCGGGAGAGGCTGGGCTCGTTCGAGGGAAAGCGGATGCTCGATGTCGGTTGCGGCGGCGGCATCCTGTCGGAGTCCTTGGCGCGCGAGGGAGCGCAGGTCGTGGCCGTCGATCCTTCCGAGGCCAGCCTGGCCCAGGCCAAAGAGCACGCGCGCTCCGAGAATCTGCCGATCGAATACCGGTCCGGATTTGCCGAGGAGATCGGCTTCCACGACGAGTTCGACGCCGTCTTCGCGGTGGACGTCCTGGAGCATGTTCAGGACCTGGAAGCGACGCTGCGCGCCTGCGCCCGGGCGCTTAAGCCGGGCGGGTTCTTCGGCTTCCTCACTCACAATCAGACGCTGGAGGCCTTCACTTTCCTGATCTGGGAGCAGGAATACCGGCAGCGGGTGATGCCGAAAGGGGCGCACGACTTCCACAAGTTCATCACTCCCGAGGCGATGCGCGCGGCGCTGGAGCGCGCCGGACTGCAGCCCGGCGAGATCCGCGGCCTGTCGCGCCAGGGGAGCGGCTCGACCTACTCGATCGTGGTGTCGGACGACGTGTCGGTCAGCTACCTGGGATTCGCGACAAGGCCGAAAGGCCGCTGAGCAAAGCCCGAAAGGCCGCTGAACGATAGGGCCCAAAGGCCTCTGAGCCTAGGCCGGGAGGCCGCCGAGCGAAGCCCGGGAGGCCGCCGAGCGAAGCCCGAGAGGTCGCTGATCAGGCCCATAGACACCTGAAAACCGCCGGGGGGGCCGATGGCGGAAGTCCGATGATAGAAGAAGACCGGAAAGGCGATGAGCTGCGACGCCACGTCCCGATGAGTCGGCTGGCGCAAGCGCCGCCGTTCCGGCAGGTGGACCGCTGCACCGACCGGAAGCCGGGTGAGCGCTGCGTGACGGTCAAGATCTTTTCCGCCGCGGAGGAGCTGCTGGCGGGGCAGGAGAGGGTGCCTTTCCCGCTGGTGCTCGAGGCTCTCTGCCAGGGGGCAGCGTTCCTGACGGCCGGGGAGAATGTCGGCGAGGGGAGGATCCTGCGGATCGATCACGCCGCGCTGGAAGCCCCGGTCAGGATCGGCGACGCGCTGGAGATCACATCGATCCTGCTCGAGTCGGGGGCGGTGGGATTGAAGGCGGAGTGCGTCGGCAGGGTGGATCAGAAGATCGTGGCGCGGGTCGAGCTGCTCATCGCCCGTTGATCGGGCCGCTGCCGCTTCTTCCCACCATGGCGCCCGCAATCAGCAGCAGTCCTCCCAGGATGAGGAGCATGCCGCTGCGTCCCGGGAAGGGGATGGCGCTCTCCGGCGACAGCCACCACCAGGTAATGGAGGCGAGGACCATGACCGCCCCGACCACTCCCAGCTTCCTGCCCCATGACAGCCGGCTCAATCGGCGGTGCTCGCGCTCGAAGAAGCCCGGGGTCGTCAACAGCGCCCGATGATAGCGGTAGGCTTCCACCAGCTTCGCCAGGAGCTGCGGGTGGCGGGCGCGGTCCAGCCCCTTCTTCCACTGTTCCAGGGCCGCTTCCTCCAATCCTTCTCGTTGTAGATACAGGCACCCGAGAAGGAAGTGGGCCAGATCCGATGAGGGAGGATACTCGGCGGCCTGCAGCAGGTATTCGGTGGTTCCTTTACGATCCCCCTGGGAATGACGCATCTCGGCCATCTCCAGCAGGTCCATCGGCGAGCTGCGCAGCACCAGGAGCTTTTCGAGCGCGGAGAGCGCCTTGTCGCGCCGGCCGAGGCGCTTCATCGTCCGGTAGTAATCCTCCAGCAGCGACTCCTCCATGGGGTGCGAGGCGAGGGCCAGGTCCATCAGACGCTCCGCCTGCGTCGGATTCCCCCAAAGAAAACAGATGCGCGCGGTCTCGGCGACGTAATCCGGGCTCACCGTATCGTCGCAGACGATCGTCCGGACGCGGCGCTCCAGGG belongs to Candidatus Polarisedimenticolia bacterium and includes:
- the ubiG gene encoding bifunctional 2-polyprenyl-6-hydroxyphenol methylase/3-demethylubiquinol 3-O-methyltransferase UbiG; the encoded protein is MSGTMEPTQGPAPDWRGLEEHQKYDRFSRETPGGWWDLDGVVGGLHVLNRARVAYFRERLGSFEGKRMLDVGCGGGILSESLAREGAQVVAVDPSEASLAQAKEHARSENLPIEYRSGFAEEIGFHDEFDAVFAVDVLEHVQDLEATLRACARALKPGGFFGFLTHNQTLEAFTFLIWEQEYRQRVMPKGAHDFHKFITPEAMRAALERAGLQPGEIRGLSRQGSGSTYSIVVSDDVSVSYLGFATRPKGR